In Brachybacterium saurashtrense, the genomic stretch GAGTCCCGCTGCACCACTTCCCCCGCATGATCGAGGCGCTCGCCCAGGTCAAGCGCGCCGCGGCGCGGGCGAACCATCGCCTGGGCGCGCTGGACGCGGAGCGCTTCGCCGCGATCGACCAGGCCTGCGAGGAGATCCTCGGCGGTGCCCTGCACGAGCACTTCGTGGTGGACATGATCCAGGGCGGTGCCGGCACCAGCACCAACATGAACGCCAACGAGGTGATCGCCAACCGTGCGCTGGAGATCATGGGGCACGAGCGCGGGCAGTACGACCACCTGCACCCCAACAACCACGTGAACCTCGGCCAGTCCACCAACGACGTGTACCCCACCGCGGTGCGGCTGACGATCATGCTCTCCTTCCCGGCGCTGGCCGAGGCGATGGACCATCTCATCACCACGCTGCGGGCCAAGGGCGAGGAGTTCTCCTCGGTGCTGAAGATGGGCCGCACCCAGATGCAGGACGCGGTGCCGATGACGGTGGGCCAGGAGTTCCACGGCTGGGCCACCACCATCGAGGAGGACGTGCAGCGTCTCACCCGCACCGCGGAGCTGTTCCAGGAGATCAACCTGGGCGCCACCGCGATCGGCACCGGCATCACCTCGGACCCGCGCTACGCGAGCATGGCGACGGCCGATCTCGCCGAGCTCACCGGGATCCCCTTCGTGGTCTCCGCCGACCTCGTCGAGGCCACCAGCGACACCGGCGCCTTCGTCACCTTCTCCGGGATCCTCAAGCGCATCGCGGTGAAGATCTCGAAGATCTGCAACGACCTGCGCCTGCTCTCCTCGGGCCCGCGCGCCGGGTTCCACGAGATCAACCTCCCCGCCGTGCAGCCCGGCAGCTCGATCATGCCCGGCAAGGTGAACCCGGTGATCCCGGAGGTGGTGAACCAGGTGGCCTACGAGGTGATCGGCAACGACCTCTCGGTGACCTTCGCGGCGGAGGGCGGGCAGCTGCAGCTGAACGCCTTCGAGCCTGTGATCGCGTTCAACATCCTCGAGTCCACGCGGATCATGACCCGGGCGATGAACACCCTCGCCGATCGCTGCGTCGCGGGGATCACGCTGAACGAGGACGTGCTCGAGGACTACCTGCGCCGCTCCATCGGGATCGTCACGGCGCTGGTCCCGGTGATCGGCTACTCCGCCTCCACCGAGGTGGCCGAGGAGGCGCTGCGCTCCGGGCGACCGGTCGCGGAGCTGGTGCTGGAGCGGGGGTTGCTCGACGAGGACCGCCTGGCGGCGCTCCTCTCCCCCGCCTCGATGACCGCGCCGCATCGCGCGACCCTCACCGGCACCATCCCGGCGCTCGACGAGTCCGAGGGCGTCCAGCCCGACTCCGGCGAGGTGGCGGTGCCGCTCACCGAACGCACCGACGCCTGAGCACACCGCCGTCTGAGCACACCGCCTGAGCGCCGACGCGACGGAGACCGGGCCGGTCACCCCGCAGGAGGGGTGACCGGCCCGGTCTCATCGGCCCGTTCCGGTGGGCGCAGGCTCGTCGGCCGGAGCTCCGCATCGCCGCGGGCTCAGCGGCGCAGCGGGCTCACTCGTCGGCCTCCTCCATCTTCCCGCGCATCACGAGCTTGGGATCCGGGGTGCCCACCACCTCGTGGTTCTTGTCCTCGTACTCGAACTGGGAGAGGAAGTAGCGCATCGCGTTGAGGCGGGCGCGCTTCTTGTCGTTGGAGCGGATGATCGTCCACGGCGCGTACTTCTTATCCGTGCGGCGGAACATCTCCTCCTTGGCCTGGGTGTACGCCTCCCAGCGATCCAGGGACTCGAGGTCCATCGGGGAGAGCTTCCAGCGCCGCACCGGGTCCAGCTGCCGGATCGCGAAGCGGGT encodes the following:
- a CDS encoding aspartate ammonia-lyase, whose protein sequence is MTTPGSTTGSTRREHDLLGDRDVPAEAYYGVQTLRAQENFHITGVPLHHFPRMIEALAQVKRAAARANHRLGALDAERFAAIDQACEEILGGALHEHFVVDMIQGGAGTSTNMNANEVIANRALEIMGHERGQYDHLHPNNHVNLGQSTNDVYPTAVRLTIMLSFPALAEAMDHLITTLRAKGEEFSSVLKMGRTQMQDAVPMTVGQEFHGWATTIEEDVQRLTRTAELFQEINLGATAIGTGITSDPRYASMATADLAELTGIPFVVSADLVEATSDTGAFVTFSGILKRIAVKISKICNDLRLLSSGPRAGFHEINLPAVQPGSSIMPGKVNPVIPEVVNQVAYEVIGNDLSVTFAAEGGQLQLNAFEPVIAFNILESTRIMTRAMNTLADRCVAGITLNEDVLEDYLRRSIGIVTALVPVIGYSASTEVAEEALRSGRPVAELVLERGLLDEDRLAALLSPASMTAPHRATLTGTIPALDESEGVQPDSGEVAVPLTERTDA